The region TTTATTTGAAAAAACAGAGTAGTAAGGTGAATATTCAGAAATTTCTAAATCCTTGTCTGTGCAATCATCAATATAATTAGAAATTGCATTTGCCAATATCTTTATTCCTTTACCTTCAGGTTTAAATCTATGATCTTTTTTGAGTTTTATTTTTTCACAATTAAATTTATCCTTAGCTAAAGTAACATTTTCAGGTTCTGCACCTTGAAATTCATATATACCCTGATTTGGATCAGCTAAAATGAAAACAGGAGATTTTTCATACTTATTTCGATTTCCTCCATTAGCTATAATTTCTAAGATTGCGAATTGTAGGGGGTTTGTATCCTGAAACTCATCTACAAGAATGTACTTAAAAACAGATCTATAATAATTAAGCACAGAATCATTGTTTCTTAGTAATTTAACGGCATAATAAAGGATATGATCAAAATCTATCATATTTTGATTTTTTAATTCAGTTCTAAATGATACTAAACCTTTTTCAAATAGTTCATTATAATTTGGATCTTCATGATCATCATTCATTTTTAAAATACGTTCAGTTTTCCATTCTTTATATTTATAAAAGCATTCTTCAGCTTTTTTTCTTCTAGAGTCATATTTATGTTTAAAATATTTAGATATTCCAAGAACTTCTTTTATCAATTCATCACTTTGAAGTTCCCCAATGACAAAAAAATCCCTTTTTAAATCAACACAATTACCATAAGCTTTTAATATGGAATATGCAAAGGAATGAAAGTTAGTTATATGAACCAAATCTTTTGCTAAAGGAACTTCTTTGGTTACCCTATCCTTCATTTCATCTGCGGCAGCATTTGAAAATGTTAAACCTAAGATTTTAAATGGATTTCTAATTGCACCACCATTAATTAAATATTCGATCCTTTTAGCCATTACCAAAGTTTTTCCTGATCCTGGAGGTGCTAAAACTAGAATAGATGAGTTTTCATCCGAATAAACTGCTTCTTTCTGTTCATCATCTAGTTTAATCTGTTTCATCTTTAATGCCTCTTGATAAACCTATTGATTTTTCTAAAGCATCAGCAAATACCTTTGGAATTTCGTTTTTATCTAAATTTTCTGCTAAAGTTCTACCAAAAAATAATCCTTTCTCATCTGACATCCAAGATAGCATAAAACGAATATATTCTTTATTTTTTCTGTTTTCTTCATTTAAATGACTATGAACATCTTCTAATTGCTCAATATTTTCACTTTTTAAATGTGGAAAAATCCCTTTGAGGTTCCCTATTCTCTTTGAAATACTTTGAGGTGCTTTTAATTCTAATGAATGGAGTATTTTATTATGGGGAGAATTAAAAAGAATTTCTAATTCAAAAGCACCCTTTTTCTTATATTCATCCGTATATACATTCCCAATTAAAAATACATTATCGTAATCTTCATATTTTTCTTTTTTATCCGAATCAACAATTAAAACAGTAGGTATTTCTAATTTATAGAATAAATGAGCATAATACTTTAAATTACCTTCACCTTCGACTTGTAAAAAAGATACACCAAATTTATCAAGATCTTTTCCTATTTTATTTCCAAATATAGGCATTGCTCCTTTTTCTGTGGGTCCTTCACCCAATATTACACACTTACTGAAAAAAACATCAGAATAATAATAGAATAAGGTTTCAAGCTCTTTATTTATAGCCCTAACCTTTTTGTTTCTATCTGATCCATCTTCTGAGCGCAATTCATCAAATATTTCTTCAGCAACATTACTTTTTAGTTTAATAGAATTTGTGATTTCTCCTGTTTTTCTAAGAAAATTTAAATTTAGAAATTCTAAGGGTGATATAATAAACGGAGAATGGGTTGATAAAATAAATTGAAAATTTAATCCTTCTTTTAGAAAGTTACTTTGAATATTTTTAAGAGTTTTAATCAAATTTCGCTGCATATGGGGATGTAAATGACTTTCAGGCTCTTCAATCACGATAACAAAACTTCTAAAATCCGTTTCATCCATATTTTTTAGCTTAACAGCTTTTAATAGTTTTATTAGCAAATCTATTATATTTTGGTACCCATCACCTTGTACTAATGCGGAATATTCATCAATTTCTAAAGTTACATTCTTTAGGAAATCTTCGTCAGCTACAGGGATTAAATTAAGACCAATTTTTTCTTCTAATAAAATTTCAGAAGATAAATTGTTCAGTTCAGTTTCTACTGATTCTAAATCATATGAACTTTTAAGGCCCTTTTTGAATTTAATAAGTTGATTTTGTATTTCTAATCTTTTATTATAAGTTTCAATAACATTAATCAATAAATCGGTTTCTTTAACTATAAATTCTTTGTCTATCCTACCATCAAACTTTTTTACTGCTGCTTTAAGGTCTTCTAATTCAACAAGCCTTCCATCTATTATATTTTTGGATATTTCAGTAAAATTAAATTCATCTTCAACTATAGGCGATAGATTACTAATATTTTCGAATATTTTACTTTTCAAGGAATCAAAAGGCACAGTATAATATGGTTTAAAAGTCTTTATTAAGTCAAAAATTCCATTTCTTGAATCGATTTCTTTCTTTAAATCTCTGTGAGCAGGCACGTAAAAGCAAGAAATATATTTCCTAAAAGTCCATGGAACATCCTTTATTTCCTGTTCTTCTTCTTTTAAATCAGTTCTTATGAATTTTATCGACGAATTAACATCACCTATACTCTCTTTCCATTCTGCAACAACCCTAATCGTTATTTCATCATTTTCAGGATTTTTTAAACCATCAAAATCAAAAAATACGGCCTCTTCGTCCCTTTTATCTATTTCATCAAAGGTTAATTCAATTTTTATGGGTTTTTCAGGGTTTTTAAAGTCCTTATCTTTAAAATAAATTTTTCTAGATAACGAATTGCAAATTGCATTTAAAATATTAGTTTTTCCAATGTTATTTTCGCCTACTAATACTTCAAATTCTGAAATTTCAATTTTTAAATCAGTAATGTTTCTAAAATTGTCAATATAAATTCGGGAGAGTTTCATGCATAAGCGCCTCTATCTTTTTTTAATTTCTCTCCCTTAAATTTATTACTAAATTATATTTATTTCGTTGAACACATACTTTTTTTAATTAAAGATAAAAAAAGCCGATGCATCACCTAAAATCACGATTTCCAAAATATCATTAAGAAACCCCATTTTTCTTTTCATTACATCTTGGAGGTAGTTTCATTCTTCTTCTTACTTTATCAATATCAAATCCTGGAGGTTTTGGTTTCAGATCTGTATCTTTAATTGGGCTTTCATAATTTAGTACTTGATGATTTCTTAATTTATTTATGTCTAAATCATGAGTAACTACATAATCTTTAATTCCGCCCTTTAATTTTATTAGATATTTATTTTCTCTTTTGGAAGGTTGAAGTATGCAGGTTCCTCCAAATTCAGAACTATTAACCTTAATACAATAACAAAATAAATCTCTTGACAAAGATTCTGCAATAGCCGTGAAATAAGCAGTATCTTTGTTATATTCGGAAACAATTACCATATCACAACAGCTCTTAAATAGAGATCTATGATCAATATTAGCTATTTCATAACAATAATATGGTGCGAAGTATATGTCATTCCAAATACATAAAACATATTCATATTTCGGTAACTTTTTTAATTCCTTAGTTTTATGTAAGTCAGATAATTTATTAGCTGACTTAGTTTTATTTAACT is a window of Methanobacterium sp. DNA encoding:
- a CDS encoding ATP-dependent helicase, which codes for MKQIKLDDEQKEAVYSDENSSILVLAPPGSGKTLVMAKRIEYLINGGAIRNPFKILGLTFSNAAADEMKDRVTKEVPLAKDLVHITNFHSFAYSILKAYGNCVDLKRDFFVIGELQSDELIKEVLGISKYFKHKYDSRRKKAEECFYKYKEWKTERILKMNDDHEDPNYNELFEKGLVSFRTELKNQNMIDFDHILYYAVKLLRNNDSVLNYYRSVFKYILVDEFQDTNPLQFAILEIIANGGNRNKYEKSPVFILADPNQGIYEFQGAEPENVTLAKDKFNCEKIKLKKDHRFKPEGKGIKILANAISNYIDDCTDKDLEISEYSPYYSVFSNKRAEADFITNKIDDLEKNNEKLHEIAILAPQRADFEEIKEKLGKNKFVFVPDFRGPEIEKKYQPLFKSLREVSIEEKGKLNSIIEKICRDNGIDANDEIIKILLTESKKYDAKRFFSKTLFEKVQHFTNETLLEVDWGKILKKQVKNKVFLSTIHSAKGLEFETVFVCGLQEGSLPNYSTCKTCHGTFDGLKQMKNLKLLNVGVSRGKKCLYLSSSQKNSWYYPKHSSCVLSPFYKYLNQI
- a CDS encoding AAA family ATPase; protein product: MKLSRIYIDNFRNITDLKIEISEFEVLVGENNIGKTNILNAICNSLSRKIYFKDKDFKNPEKPIKIELTFDEIDKRDEEAVFFDFDGLKNPENDEITIRVVAEWKESIGDVNSSIKFIRTDLKEEEQEIKDVPWTFRKYISCFYVPAHRDLKKEIDSRNGIFDLIKTFKPYYTVPFDSLKSKIFENISNLSPIVEDEFNFTEISKNIIDGRLVELEDLKAAVKKFDGRIDKEFIVKETDLLINVIETYNKRLEIQNQLIKFKKGLKSSYDLESVETELNNLSSEILLEEKIGLNLIPVADEDFLKNVTLEIDEYSALVQGDGYQNIIDLLIKLLKAVKLKNMDETDFRSFVIVIEEPESHLHPHMQRNLIKTLKNIQSNFLKEGLNFQFILSTHSPFIISPLEFLNLNFLRKTGEITNSIKLKSNVAEEIFDELRSEDGSDRNKKVRAINKELETLFYYYSDVFFSKCVILGEGPTEKGAMPIFGNKIGKDLDKFGVSFLQVEGEGNLKYYAHLFYKLEIPTVLIVDSDKKEKYEDYDNVFLIGNVYTDEYKKKGAFELEILFNSPHNKILHSLELKAPQSISKRIGNLKGIFPHLKSENIEQLEDVHSHLNEENRKNKEYIRFMLSWMSDEKGLFFGRTLAENLDKNEIPKVFADALEKSIGLSRGIKDETD